The following DNA comes from Deltaproteobacteria bacterium.
GGGAGAATATACTGAACAAAGATACTTGATGAGAAAAAATCCGTAATCCAGTTATCATAAAGGGCGACAAAACGAGACCTGGCAATTTTAGCGACTGTCGTAAGAAGGACAGAAGCCGTCAGCGCCAGGATACCCAGAATCACAAGCCCCATGTTGACTATCCTGGATCGCAGAAAAGACCGTTTCTTTTCCACATTAAAAATACGGCTAAAAGCGAATTCAAGGGAGGAAAATACAAGCGTCGAACTCCAGAGCATGATAATGAGACCGACACCGCCAATAAATTCCTTTTTCCTCACGACGGCATGAATTTCATTCTTAAGGCTTTCTCCGTATGTGGGAAGCACCGTATCGACGGCAGCGGCCAGGGTCTGGATCACTTTACCGGAACCTTCAAAGAAAAAACCTGTGCCGGCAACAAGAACAAAGACAAGAGGAATGGTGGAAAGAATGGCGTAAAATGCCGTTGCAGCAGCCATGTTAAAGCTGCCGTTATGAATAAAGGAACGGGCGGCGCTTTTAACAATGCCAACGAGCTTTATTACCTGCTCACCAAAAGGATTCATAGCGATTACCGGCGGAATTTGGTTTTTCATGAAAAGCCTGAAAAAACGTTCAGTTTCAGGCCTTCATGATTTGGAAAAAGGCCGGCGTTCCTTGCCAATCTCCAGGGGATGATCTTTTTCCAAATCTTTAAAAAAATTGAAGCCTTATCAGGCCGGACAAATGCCCCTTTTCCTGAAAACCGAGTATATTCTATTAATGCCGCTCTCTCAAGGTGTTTTTTCTGCCCCTTTTAGGAGAACTTTAATTGACAGGGCATTAATATATGCTAAAGTTTTGACATGAGAAAAAACCGTTTTTTACCGGTCATACTTATTTTACTCCTTATTTCCGGCTGCTGTCCTCTTGTTTCCCAAAGCCCCTTATCGGATCCGTCGAAG
Coding sequences within:
- a CDS encoding YihY/virulence factor BrkB family protein; amino-acid sequence: MKNQIPPVIAMNPFGEQVIKLVGIVKSAARSFIHNGSFNMAAATAFYAILSTIPLVFVLVAGTGFFFEGSGKVIQTLAAAVDTVLPTYGESLKNEIHAVVRKKEFIGGVGLIIMLWSSTLVFSSLEFAFSRIFNVEKKRSFLRSRIVNMGLVILGILALTASVLLTTVAKIARSRFVALYDNWITDFFSSSIFVQYILPVMILTLLFAIFYTVLSRRTVSVVNGLGGGFVCAIMFEGAKYLFAWYIANLGRHSFIYGSLGAMIVIILWFFYAAIIILFCGELIASWRRREECLVIRNR